One stretch of Streptomyces sp. A2-16 DNA includes these proteins:
- a CDS encoding NAD-dependent epimerase/dehydratase family protein: MGAESGRVLVTGGSGFVGSHLVRRLLERGYEVHATVRSLANPVKVRPLRDMQEEFPGRLTLFEADLLEEGSFDRAMTDCRVVFHVASPFFMPEKIKDGRKDMVDPALTGTRNVLAGIGRTPSVERLVLTSTVGAIFGDYSDVRDMDGQVLSEKYFNTSSTVENNPYHYAKTVAERAAWDAEAAQDRWSMVSVNPGLILGPSLTPGSESGSLFLLEELFKGYFFYGAPDFSFTTVDVRDVADAHIAAAEKPDAKGRYILAAETMTSFHEMSRIIRTRYPRGLRIPRTALPHWPVRVLGPAFGLTQDYIRRHLGIRFRVDNSRSVNELGIVYRPVEETVLDHYEAWRAQRRDH, encoded by the coding sequence ATGGGTGCGGAGTCGGGCAGGGTTCTGGTGACCGGCGGCAGCGGATTCGTCGGCAGCCATCTGGTGCGGCGGCTGCTGGAGCGCGGTTACGAGGTCCACGCCACCGTGCGCAGTCTCGCGAACCCGGTGAAGGTGCGGCCGCTGCGGGACATGCAGGAGGAGTTCCCCGGCCGGCTCACGCTGTTCGAGGCGGACCTCCTCGAAGAGGGCTCCTTCGACCGGGCCATGACGGACTGCCGGGTGGTCTTCCACGTGGCCTCGCCGTTCTTCATGCCGGAGAAGATCAAGGACGGCCGGAAGGACATGGTGGACCCGGCCCTGACCGGCACGCGCAACGTCCTGGCCGGCATCGGGCGGACACCGTCCGTGGAGCGGCTGGTCCTCACCTCCACCGTCGGCGCGATCTTCGGCGACTACTCCGACGTGCGGGACATGGACGGGCAGGTCCTGTCGGAGAAGTACTTCAACACCAGCAGCACAGTGGAGAACAACCCGTATCACTACGCCAAGACGGTCGCCGAGCGCGCGGCCTGGGACGCGGAGGCCGCGCAGGACCGCTGGAGCATGGTGTCCGTCAACCCAGGCCTGATCCTGGGCCCTTCGCTCACCCCCGGCTCGGAGTCCGGCAGCCTCTTCCTCCTGGAGGAGCTCTTCAAGGGCTACTTCTTCTACGGCGCTCCGGACTTCAGTTTCACCACGGTCGACGTCCGCGACGTGGCCGACGCGCACATCGCCGCGGCGGAGAAGCCCGACGCGAAGGGCCGCTACATCCTGGCCGCGGAGACGATGACGTCGTTCCACGAGATGTCCCGCATCATCCGCACCCGGTATCCCCGGGGCCTGCGCATCCCGCGCACCGCGCTCCCCCACTGGCCGGTGCGCGTCCTGGGCCCGGCCTTCGGGCTCACCCAGGACTACATCCGACGACACCTCGGGATCCGCTTCCGCGTGGACAACAGCCGCAGCGTGAACGAACTGGGCATCGTCTACCGCCCGGTCGAGGAGACGGTCCTCGACCACTACGAGGCGTGGCGCGCACAGCGGCGCGACCACTGA
- a CDS encoding NlpC/P60 family protein, translating to MAPDRTSRNGGFSLPAKRNSAIATAAMASAALLSQTGNAAADEGPSPDEVSRRITNLYDRAEDDSGTYNATRAAGTASSKRGRQAPATGGGRRSGGDPALDDIAKQWYGAARAKVGPVIAATLPSDRLPAGRAETRGPRPAPAARESKPAERSLPELTAKPALALPSAPETAPAALTAAPAQSPSWAPEPAPQDLGGTGEIPTVGTSPLVTGVPEYTPQLVTGVPEYAPQPTTAFPAYTAQTDTGFPQYTAQAATAYPEYSPQTTTGFTDLTGQLGTAQPEYTGQTAIGFPDYSGQLGGGLPEYATQAATTGYQEYSAPATTAFPEYSAPATTAFPEYSAQPATAYQDHSALTAPLATLAPPPVDLAQPTPANPGVTQSIPAIPAPRAAEPAWQAPQPTAAPAAPAPAPAPAATLPVTDPGYDSKVIQVLAFARSQIGKPCVWGAAGPGSYDNAGLTQAAWKVAGVSLPRTSLGQASTGTAVPLYAMQPGDLVFFHDDFSHVGLCTGNGMMIHAPGPGASIREESIYPTGESIIRGAIRPV from the coding sequence ATGGCGCCGGATCGAACTTCGCGCAATGGAGGGTTCAGCCTCCCGGCCAAGCGCAACTCCGCGATCGCGACAGCGGCGATGGCCTCCGCGGCCCTCCTCTCCCAGACCGGGAACGCGGCCGCCGACGAGGGACCGAGCCCTGACGAGGTGAGCCGGCGGATCACCAACCTCTACGACCGCGCCGAGGACGACTCCGGCACCTACAACGCCACACGCGCGGCCGGCACGGCGTCGAGCAAGCGTGGTCGCCAGGCTCCGGCGACCGGCGGCGGCCGCAGGTCAGGGGGCGATCCCGCCCTCGACGACATCGCCAAGCAGTGGTACGGCGCGGCCCGTGCGAAGGTGGGGCCCGTGATCGCGGCGACGTTGCCCTCCGACCGCCTCCCCGCAGGCCGCGCCGAGACGCGGGGCCCGCGCCCCGCCCCCGCGGCACGTGAGTCGAAGCCGGCCGAAAGATCCCTGCCGGAGCTGACCGCCAAGCCCGCGCTCGCCCTGCCGAGCGCACCGGAGACGGCACCGGCCGCTCTCACCGCCGCGCCGGCCCAGTCGCCGTCCTGGGCGCCGGAACCGGCCCCGCAGGACCTCGGCGGCACCGGCGAGATCCCCACCGTGGGCACTTCCCCGCTCGTCACGGGCGTCCCGGAGTACACCCCGCAGCTCGTCACCGGGGTCCCGGAGTACGCACCGCAACCGACCACCGCGTTCCCGGCGTACACGGCGCAAACCGACACCGGTTTCCCGCAGTACACGGCGCAGGCCGCCACGGCATACCCCGAGTACAGCCCGCAGACCACCACGGGCTTCACCGACCTCACCGGTCAACTCGGCACGGCGCAGCCCGAGTACACCGGGCAGACCGCCATCGGCTTCCCTGACTACAGCGGCCAACTCGGCGGCGGGCTGCCCGAATACGCCACCCAGGCGGCCACCACGGGCTACCAGGAGTACTCCGCACCGGCCACCACGGCCTTCCCCGAGTACAGCGCACCGGCCACCACAGCCTTCCCCGAGTACAGCGCGCAACCCGCCACGGCGTACCAGGATCACTCCGCCCTCACCGCCCCCCTCGCGACGCTCGCGCCCCCACCGGTCGACCTCGCCCAGCCGACCCCGGCGAACCCTGGCGTCACCCAGAGCATCCCGGCGATCCCGGCCCCCCGCGCCGCCGAACCGGCCTGGCAGGCACCGCAGCCGACAGCGGCCCCCGCCGCCCCGGCCCCGGCCCCGGCCCCGGCCGCCACCCTCCCCGTCACCGACCCCGGTTACGACTCGAAGGTCATCCAGGTCCTCGCCTTCGCCCGTTCCCAGATCGGCAAGCCCTGTGTCTGGGGCGCGGCGGGCCCGGGGTCGTACGACAACGCCGGCCTCACCCAGGCCGCCTGGAAGGTCGCCGGGGTCTCGCTCCCCCGCACCTCGCTCGGTCAGGCGAGCACCGGCACCGCGGTCCCGCTCTACGCCATGCAACCCGGCGACCTCGTCTTCTTCCACGACGACTTCAGCCATGTGGGCCTGTGCACCGGCAACGGCATGATGATCCACGCGCCGGGCCCCGGGGCGTCCATCCGCGAGGAGTCGATCTACCCGACCGGCGAGTCGATCATCCGCGGCGCGATCCGTCCCGTCTGA
- a CDS encoding glycosyl hydrolase 115 family protein → MAAVGAAPLLPGLIPASAQAAPSGRPDFPLAAAGTAVGIFVDAADDPAVVRAAGDLQADVERVCGVRPDLLRTLPQSAPLLVLVGTLGASPALDHLVAQGRLDVSRVEGRWEASVTQVIERPFPGVARALVIAGSDRRGTVYGIYDTSERIGVSPWYWWADVPVERRDTVTVPAGPFTRHEPSVRYRGVFINDEQNLTTWSHRTQETDKNIGPETYKRVFELLLRLKANYLWPAMHPYSDFFNKYRENPELADRYGIVVGSSHPEALLRNGVHEWEPWIAEHPNADGSAPVYDYTVNPAVISDYWRARARQNAAYESSWTLGMRGLHDSALETKYATTIPEKVVVMNDIIADQRRILAEEVGTAAEPQIFIPYKEVLDLYNAGVQVPEDVTLIWPDDNHGNMRQLPTEAERARPGGNGIYYHLSYWGRPKSYLWLDTTQVAKVWQELRRVYEHGTDRMWIFNVGDLKSIETGLSFAMDMAWDVERWEAGEVEGFLAEWAGRQFGRRHAREIAAIRTEYYRLTGELRPEFIAAGLVSVVHHGDEAGRRMAAYDRLLARVRTVGAELPEVYRNAFYELVEYPVHGACLMNLKYYWADRNALAVRQGRGAGSNRFADLALAAHTAEAALTSQYNTEVSGGKWDGIVNPYPSQIPKAPGRPAVTRVARQETSGLGVAAEGNETGAARPLSFSSYTRDRRFVDVFNTGFLPLDWAAEASHPWVRLSTAGGPLTEQRRVWVEIDWERAPEGAQEATVGFTGAGQRHDVPLRVVNGPRRARGFVEAHGYVSIDAAHADRRVGRSGCRWRTVRGLGRRTGAVEAVPSTASPITGDFAARAPELRYRVRFTSTGTFPVTVFRLPSLDERGRRRVAVALDDQPVTVLSGQAVATGNRGDAWARQVEDGVERLTATVTVAEAGEHVLRIFMVDPAIAVDQIVIDTGGLPATYLAPPESYHPVFNPEPTPGPALEAPDQ, encoded by the coding sequence ATGGCCGCCGTCGGCGCGGCCCCCCTGCTCCCCGGACTGATCCCGGCGAGCGCGCAGGCGGCCCCGTCGGGCCGTCCCGACTTTCCGCTGGCGGCCGCGGGCACGGCCGTCGGCATCTTCGTGGACGCGGCGGACGACCCCGCCGTCGTCCGGGCCGCAGGCGACCTCCAGGCGGACGTCGAACGGGTCTGCGGGGTGAGACCCGACCTGCTCCGCACACTGCCGCAAAGCGCCCCGCTGCTCGTCCTGGTGGGCACACTCGGCGCGAGCCCCGCCCTCGACCACCTCGTCGCACAGGGCCGTCTGGACGTCTCCCGGGTGGAGGGCCGCTGGGAGGCGTCCGTGACCCAGGTGATCGAGCGTCCGTTCCCCGGTGTCGCCCGCGCCCTGGTGATCGCGGGCAGCGACCGGCGCGGCACGGTCTACGGGATCTACGACACCTCGGAGCGCATCGGCGTCTCCCCCTGGTACTGGTGGGCCGACGTCCCCGTCGAGCGTCGCGACACGGTGACGGTCCCGGCGGGGCCCTTCACCCGCCACGAACCCTCGGTCCGCTATCGCGGCGTCTTCATCAACGACGAGCAGAACCTGACCACGTGGTCCCACCGCACCCAGGAGACCGACAAGAACATCGGGCCCGAGACGTACAAACGGGTCTTCGAGCTGCTGCTGCGCCTGAAGGCCAACTACCTGTGGCCGGCGATGCACCCGTACTCCGACTTCTTCAACAAGTACCGGGAGAACCCCGAACTCGCCGACCGCTACGGCATCGTGGTCGGCTCCAGCCACCCCGAGGCCCTGCTGCGCAACGGCGTCCACGAGTGGGAGCCCTGGATCGCCGAGCACCCGAACGCGGACGGCAGTGCGCCGGTCTACGACTACACGGTCAATCCCGCCGTCATCTCCGACTACTGGAGAGCGCGGGCGAGACAGAACGCCGCGTACGAGAGCAGCTGGACGCTCGGCATGCGCGGTCTGCACGACAGCGCGCTGGAGACGAAGTACGCCACCACGATCCCGGAGAAGGTCGTGGTGATGAACGACATCATCGCCGACCAGCGCAGGATCCTCGCCGAAGAGGTCGGCACCGCGGCCGAGCCGCAGATCTTCATCCCGTACAAGGAGGTCCTGGACCTGTACAACGCGGGTGTCCAAGTCCCCGAGGACGTCACGCTGATCTGGCCCGACGACAACCACGGCAACATGCGCCAGCTGCCCACCGAGGCGGAGCGGGCGCGGCCGGGCGGCAACGGGATCTACTACCACCTGTCCTACTGGGGCCGACCGAAGAGCTACCTGTGGCTGGACACGACCCAGGTCGCCAAGGTCTGGCAGGAGTTGCGCAGGGTCTACGAGCACGGCACCGACCGTATGTGGATCTTCAACGTCGGTGACCTCAAGTCGATCGAGACCGGACTGTCCTTCGCGATGGACATGGCCTGGGACGTGGAGCGCTGGGAGGCGGGCGAGGTCGAGGGCTTCCTCGCCGAGTGGGCCGGCAGGCAGTTCGGGCGACGGCACGCCCGTGAGATCGCCGCGATCCGCACCGAGTACTACCGGCTCACCGGGGAGCTGCGCCCCGAGTTCATCGCCGCGGGCCTGGTGTCCGTGGTCCACCACGGCGACGAGGCGGGGCGCCGGATGGCGGCGTACGACCGACTCCTCGCCCGCGTGCGGACGGTGGGCGCCGAATTGCCCGAGGTGTATCGCAACGCCTTCTACGAACTGGTCGAATACCCGGTGCACGGCGCCTGCTTGATGAACCTGAAGTACTACTGGGCGGACCGCAACGCCCTCGCCGTCCGGCAGGGCCGCGGGGCCGGCAGCAACCGCTTCGCGGACCTGGCGCTTGCCGCGCACACGGCGGAGGCCGCCCTCACCAGTCAGTACAACACCGAGGTGTCGGGCGGGAAATGGGACGGGATCGTCAATCCGTACCCGTCCCAGATCCCGAAGGCGCCGGGGCGTCCGGCCGTCACCCGGGTGGCCCGGCAGGAGACCTCGGGGCTCGGGGTGGCGGCCGAGGGGAACGAGACCGGGGCGGCCCGGCCGCTGTCGTTCTCCTCGTACACCCGCGACCGGCGCTTCGTCGACGTCTTCAACACCGGGTTCCTTCCGCTGGACTGGGCGGCCGAGGCCAGTCACCCGTGGGTGAGGCTGAGCACGGCCGGGGGCCCGCTCACCGAGCAGCGGCGGGTGTGGGTGGAGATCGACTGGGAGCGCGCGCCCGAGGGTGCCCAGGAAGCCACGGTCGGCTTCACGGGCGCCGGGCAGCGCCACGACGTGCCGCTGCGCGTGGTCAACGGCCCCCGGCGGGCCCGTGGCTTCGTCGAGGCCCACGGATACGTGTCGATCGACGCGGCGCACGCCGACCGCAGGGTGGGCCGGAGCGGCTGCCGCTGGCGGACCGTGCGGGGCCTCGGACGCCGTACCGGAGCCGTCGAGGCCGTGCCTTCCACGGCGTCTCCGATCACCGGTGACTTCGCCGCGCGTGCGCCGGAGTTGCGGTACCGGGTGCGGTTCACCAGCACCGGGACCTTCCCCGTCACCGTCTTCCGGCTGCCCTCGCTGGACGAGCGCGGGCGGCGGCGGGTGGCCGTCGCTCTGGACGACCAGCCGGTGACCGTCCTGTCCGGGCAGGCCGTCGCGACCGGCAACCGGGGGGACGCCTGGGCCCGGCAGGTGGAGGACGGCGTGGAGAGACTGACCGCCACGGTGACGGTCGCCGAGGCCGGGGAGCATGTGCTGAGGATCTTCATGGTCGACCCGGCGATCGCGGTGGACCAGATCGTGATCGACACGGGCGGGCTGCCCGCCACGTACCTCGCGCCGCCGGAGAGCTACCACCCGGTGTTCAACCCGGAGCCCACGCCCGGCCCGGCGCTGGAGGCACCCGACCAGTAG
- a CDS encoding LuxR C-terminal-related transcriptional regulator has product MGTTAYERMLSVAVAALHERDPERLWPLLAAELPGLLGGDALIYKLDNWNESEGTLGLSPDADAEFAALGDEDMALLRAGYPLADHYAERAERAPVTARRVAGRSWSGSPTARLLDDLLDVDHVLGIPLPRSTTPITGCMVYRSGRDFTEDELRLAVQAQSLLAAVEQQRQLLRRLGAPSEEAAEVALTPRETTVLLLLGDALTALSIGRRLGISERTVHKHIANIYRKLGTHDRISTLLRAQRLGLVPTAAAGRP; this is encoded by the coding sequence ATGGGTACAACTGCGTATGAGCGGATGCTGTCGGTCGCCGTCGCCGCGCTCCACGAACGCGACCCTGAGCGACTGTGGCCGCTGCTGGCGGCCGAACTGCCGGGCCTGCTCGGTGGCGACGCCCTGATCTACAAGCTGGACAACTGGAACGAGAGCGAGGGCACGCTCGGGCTGTCCCCCGATGCCGACGCGGAGTTCGCCGCGCTCGGGGACGAGGACATGGCGCTGCTGCGGGCGGGCTATCCGCTGGCGGACCACTACGCGGAACGCGCCGAACGGGCTCCGGTCACGGCCCGTCGGGTGGCCGGTCGTTCCTGGTCGGGGAGCCCGACCGCGCGCCTGCTCGACGATCTCCTGGACGTCGACCACGTCCTCGGGATTCCGCTGCCGCGGTCGACCACTCCGATCACCGGGTGCATGGTGTACCGCTCGGGGCGGGACTTCACCGAGGACGAACTGCGTCTGGCCGTACAGGCGCAGTCCCTGCTGGCGGCCGTCGAGCAGCAGCGGCAACTCCTGCGGCGGCTCGGCGCGCCTTCCGAGGAGGCGGCGGAGGTGGCCCTCACTCCCCGGGAGACGACCGTGCTGCTCCTGCTCGGGGACGCCCTGACCGCCCTGTCCATAGGCCGCAGGCTCGGGATATCCGAGCGTACGGTCCACAAGCACATCGCGAACATCTACCGCAAGCTCGGCACGCACGACCGCATCAGCACGCTGCTGCGCGCCCAGCGGCTCGGTCTCGTCCCTACGGCTGCGGCGGGCCGCCCTTGA
- a CDS encoding MFS transporter has protein sequence MALLVIASCQLMVVLDITIVNIALPDIQRSLDFSTTSLAWVVNAYTLTFGGLLLLGGRAGDILGRRRVFICGVLLFVLASLLGGLAQNEGQLLAARALQGVGGAIASPTSLALISTTFREGPERNRAFGVFAAVSAGGGAIGLLAGGVLVEWLNWRWVLFVNVPIGLLIALATPRWIRESERHPGKFDVTGALTATAGMVLLVYGFIRAAQEGWRDALTLASFAAAVLLLVVFVLVEKRSRQPITPLHMFADRNRAGTYGIMLCLAAAIFGMFFFLTLFTQNVLDFSPLATGFAFLPVSAVIAVGAGLASRFLPVYGPKPFMVGGAILAAAGLAWLTLTDVHSTYAGSVLGPMLVFSLGMGMEFVSLTLMALSNVPTEETGAASGLLNATQQVGGSLGLSILVTMFGTASTNEAEKQVPRFLAQATPVERRLFERTGQLPGPWGDEVLTAGVSAAFVVAAVFTAVAALIAVVVIQVRPSDLERLKGGPPQP, from the coding sequence ATGGCGTTGCTGGTCATCGCGTCCTGCCAGTTGATGGTGGTGCTCGACATCACCATCGTGAACATCGCGCTCCCGGACATCCAGCGGTCCCTGGACTTCTCCACCACCAGCCTTGCCTGGGTGGTCAACGCGTACACCCTCACCTTCGGCGGGCTGCTGCTGCTCGGCGGCCGGGCCGGGGACATCCTCGGCAGACGGCGGGTGTTCATCTGCGGAGTGCTGCTCTTCGTCCTCGCCTCCCTGCTCGGCGGGCTCGCCCAGAACGAGGGCCAACTCCTCGCCGCCCGCGCCCTCCAGGGAGTCGGCGGTGCCATCGCCTCCCCGACCTCGCTCGCCCTGATCAGCACGACCTTCCGTGAAGGACCCGAGCGCAACCGGGCGTTCGGAGTCTTCGCCGCGGTGTCGGCGGGCGGCGGTGCGATCGGACTGCTCGCCGGAGGGGTCCTCGTCGAGTGGCTCAACTGGCGGTGGGTGCTCTTCGTCAACGTCCCCATCGGACTGCTCATCGCGCTCGCCACACCGCGCTGGATCAGGGAGTCCGAGCGGCATCCGGGCAAGTTCGACGTCACCGGCGCGCTGACCGCCACGGCGGGCATGGTGCTGCTGGTGTACGGCTTCATCCGGGCCGCGCAGGAGGGCTGGCGGGACGCGCTCACGCTGGCCTCGTTCGCCGCGGCCGTGCTGCTGCTCGTGGTGTTCGTGCTGGTGGAGAAGCGTTCCCGGCAGCCGATCACCCCGCTGCACATGTTCGCCGACCGCAACCGCGCGGGCACCTACGGCATCATGCTGTGCCTCGCGGCCGCGATCTTCGGCATGTTCTTCTTCCTGACCCTCTTCACCCAGAACGTCCTGGACTTCAGCCCGCTGGCAACCGGGTTCGCGTTCCTGCCGGTCAGCGCGGTCATCGCGGTCGGCGCCGGACTCGCCTCGCGGTTCCTGCCCGTCTACGGGCCCAAGCCCTTCATGGTGGGCGGCGCGATCCTCGCGGCGGCCGGGCTGGCCTGGCTGACCCTGACCGACGTCCACTCCACCTACGCGGGCAGTGTCCTCGGCCCGATGCTGGTCTTCAGCCTCGGCATGGGCATGGAGTTCGTGTCGCTGACCCTGATGGCGCTGTCCAACGTGCCCACCGAGGAGACGGGTGCGGCCTCCGGACTCCTCAACGCCACCCAGCAGGTGGGCGGTTCGCTCGGGCTGTCCATCCTGGTCACGATGTTCGGCACGGCCAGCACCAACGAGGCGGAGAAGCAGGTCCCGCGCTTCCTCGCGCAGGCCACCCCGGTCGAGCGCCGGCTCTTCGAACGCACCGGGCAGCTTCCGGGCCCCTGGGGGGACGAGGTCCTCACCGCCGGTGTCTCGGCCGCGTTCGTCGTGGCCGCCGTGTTCACCGCGGTCGCCGCGCTCATCGCCGTCGTGGTCATCCAGGTCCGCCCCTCCGACCTGGAACGCCTCAAGGGCGGCCCGCCGCAGCCGTAG
- a CDS encoding alpha-amylase → MTVIHEINTLVWLGELSRRYGRHVTLGEVPEEVWDSLVLPGVDTVWLMGVWERSPAGLRIALRDEGLTASFRDALPDVTEADIAGSPYCVRNYVVDPVLGGPEGLAAARAQLAARHMRLLLDYVPNHIAPDHPWPTERPDCLIQGSAEDLARAPGGFIETGGGIYARGRDPYFPPWPDVVQVNAFSEELRTATVETLVSIGDQADGVRCDMAMLLMNDIFGKTWGDRAGTAPAEDFWPYVIPRVRARHPEFLFVAEAYWDLEGPLRQQGFDHCYDKRLYDRLLHEDAGSVRAHLGADPAYQRGLVRFLENHDEPRAAATLPGDRGRAAAVTVATLPGATLWHEGQFEGRRVRPPVFLRRRPREPVDEPLRDFYGRLLPAAAAVRRGDWRTLTPTGWPDNDTHRHLLAWTWTHPDARHLVVVNDSDRPAQARLPLPWDDLRGRTCRATDLLTGAVYDRDGDELADSGLFVSLEAWGCHVLRW, encoded by the coding sequence ATGACGGTGATCCACGAGATCAACACACTGGTGTGGCTGGGTGAGTTGAGCCGCCGGTACGGGCGTCACGTCACTCTCGGGGAGGTGCCGGAGGAGGTCTGGGACTCGCTGGTGCTTCCCGGTGTCGACACGGTCTGGCTGATGGGCGTGTGGGAGCGCAGCCCGGCGGGACTGCGGATCGCGTTGCGCGACGAGGGTTTGACGGCTTCCTTCCGTGACGCCCTTCCCGATGTCACCGAGGCCGACATCGCCGGATCGCCGTACTGCGTGCGGAACTACGTCGTCGATCCGGTGCTGGGCGGCCCCGAGGGTCTCGCCGCCGCCCGAGCCCAACTGGCCGCCCGCCACATGAGGTTGCTCCTCGACTACGTGCCCAACCACATCGCCCCCGACCATCCCTGGCCCACCGAACGCCCCGACTGCCTGATCCAGGGGAGCGCGGAGGATCTCGCCCGGGCCCCGGGCGGCTTCATCGAGACCGGGGGCGGGATCTACGCCCGCGGCCGCGACCCGTACTTCCCGCCCTGGCCGGACGTGGTCCAAGTGAACGCCTTCAGCGAGGAGCTGCGGACCGCGACCGTCGAGACCCTCGTGTCCATCGGCGACCAGGCCGACGGGGTGCGCTGCGACATGGCCATGCTGCTGATGAACGACATCTTCGGCAAGACCTGGGGAGACCGTGCGGGCACGGCTCCCGCCGAGGACTTCTGGCCGTACGTCATCCCCCGGGTGCGGGCCCGCCACCCCGAGTTCCTCTTCGTGGCGGAGGCCTACTGGGACCTCGAAGGGCCGCTCCGGCAGCAGGGCTTCGACCACTGCTACGACAAGCGCCTCTACGACCGTCTGCTGCACGAGGACGCCGGCTCCGTCCGCGCCCACCTGGGCGCCGACCCCGCCTACCAGCGCGGCCTGGTCCGCTTCCTGGAGAACCACGACGAACCCCGGGCCGCCGCCACCCTGCCCGGCGACCGGGGACGGGCGGCGGCCGTGACCGTCGCGACCCTGCCCGGAGCGACCCTCTGGCACGAGGGCCAGTTCGAGGGCCGCCGGGTGCGCCCACCGGTGTTCCTGAGGCGCAGGCCGCGGGAGCCCGTCGACGAGCCCCTGCGCGACTTCTACGGCCGGCTGCTGCCCGCCGCTGCCGCCGTGCGCCGGGGAGACTGGCGGACGCTGACACCGACGGGCTGGCCGGACAACGACACGCACCGCCACCTGCTCGCCTGGACCTGGACGCACCCCGACGCCCGCCACCTGGTCGTCGTCAACGACTCCGACCGCCCGGCCCAGGCGAGACTGCCGCTGCCCTGGGACGACCTGAGAGGCCGCACCTGCCGTGCGACCGACCTGCTCACCGGTGCGGTGTACGACCGTGACGGAGACGAACTGGCCGACTCCGGACTGTTCGTGTCCCTGGAGGCCTGGGGCTGTCACGTGCTCAGGTGGTGA